From the genome of Tolypothrix sp. NIES-4075:
AAACAGGATTTGTTCAGGACGCAACAGCGTACCATCATTACGACAGCTACCCACATAACGCAGGATACTTGTAGATTCTGCGAGTTGCGTTTTAGTTTCTAATAATTCTATATCGAATAGGCGATCGCGCAGATTTATCACATGAGTCTTGCCTGACTTAGTTTTTTGCTCGTACCAAATCTCATCTGTTGTTTTGATTGTATCAATTGATTCTTGCCATTTTGCTGATGGCATCTCTTCCAATGCAGCCACGGTAATCAAATACTCCGCAGCCTCCAAAAGTTGGGTAGCAGCACTCTTCTTTAAATCTAGTTCTTCCACATTATATATTGGTATGTCTGTGGGCAAAGCATCAGCTAACTGTTGGCGGAAAGCCTCTACTTCAACGAATTGATTTAACTCAAAATCGACAATTTCACCACTACTGCTAGCTCCCAACGCTAACGCATTTGCTAAAGAAATGCGCGGCATCGGATGAAAACCACCAGTAAAAGAAATTGGCAATCCCGCACGTCGCAACGCTCTGTCAAACAAACGGAGTAAATCCAAGTGACTTACTAAAGCCATATCACCCTGCTTGCCAAACCGAACCCGCAGCCGTTGTGCCTTAGTGGTATTGGGTACAAACTCCCCAGCAAATTCCGGGATTTGCGGTGGAGCTATTACAATATTATGTCCGAAATCGGTGCCGCAAACACCACAATGAGAACAACCATCAAAAGAACAGTCAGGGACGGTTGCTGCTGACAAAGCGCGTTGCAAATCTTCCTTCAGCCACTTTTTGTCAATTCCCGTGTCAATGTGGTCCCAAGGGAGAGGGGTGTCGAGGGAGGGGGGGATGGGGAGAGGAGCCAGCGCTGTGCGGGGGTTCCCCCCGTTGAGGCGACTGGCGTGGGGGGATGGGGAGATGGGGGGATGGGAGGAAGAATTATTTTCATTGTCCCCCTGTCCCCCTGTCCCCTTGTCCTCCAAGGAGTCCCCAAACAAATTCCATTCGCCGTTTTCGATTTGGCGGTATTTCCAAATCTTACCAGTTTCGGCGATCGCAATTCCCCAAGCTTGATAAGCTTGCTCTACATTGTCATACCAGGAATCCATTCCTGCACCCAATTCCCAAGCACGACGCACTACTTTAGATAAAGTGCGATCGCCTCGTCCAATAAAGTCCTCCATTGCCGAAATTCGCACATCGGTGAAGTTCACCTTTACTGCTTTCATTCGACGAAATTCTTGGCGTAGTAAATTTTGCTTGCGTTTAAATTCAGCAGTAGAAACTGAATGCCATTGAAATGGCGTATGCGGCTTAGGGGTAAAGTTAGAAATTGTCAAGTTAAAATTTAAAGTTTTCCTTCCCTTTGCCCAACATTCTCGCTTTAGCCAGCTTACTGTTTCCGCTATGCCTATAACATCGGCATCGGTTTCACCCGGTAAGCCAATCATAAAGTATAACTTGATTTTATCCCAACCTTGCTCGCTCGCTGTTTTTACACCGCGCAACAGTTCAGAGTTAGTCAAACCTTTATTCACAATGTCGCGCATTCGCTGCGTTCCCGCTTCTGGGGCAAAGGTTAGACCACCTTGGCGGGTACCACCTAAGATATTGGCGATATTTTCATCAAATCTGTCTACCCGTTGGCTTGGTAGAGTCAAAGAAATATTCTCATTTTTTAAACGATTTTTGATTTCCATCCCTACTGCTGGCAGGGATAAATAATCGGAACAACTCAAGGATAAAAGAGAAAATTCATTATAACCAGTTTCCCGCATTCCTTTGGTTATTGCTTCTACCACTTTTTCTGGTTCTACATCCCGTGCCGGTCGGGTAAGCATTCCGGGTTGACAAAAGCGACAACCGCGAGTACAACCGCGCCTAATTTCAATTGTTAGGCGATCGTGTACTGTTTCCATATAAGGAACCAGCCCGGTAGAATATGCGGGTATGGGAGTTGCCACCCGTCGCAAAATTCGTTTTGGCACATCTGGGCGCAAAGGATGAACTGAGCCATCCTCTGCCATGTTGTAAAATTGAGGAACATATACACCTGGTATCTGTGCCAAGTCAAGCAATAACTCTTGTCGACTTAAGCCAGATGCTTTACCTTCTGCCAATACCAAGTTAATTTCTGGTAGTAGTTCCTCGCCATCGCCTAAGGCAATAAAATCGAAGAAGTCGGCGTAAGGTTCCGGATTCGATGTTGCCGTTTGTCCTCCGGCGAAAATTAAAGGATAATTTCCCTCTAACCTTTCAAGCCATGTGAGGGGAATGCCAGCCAAATCCAACATTTCTAAGATATTAGTTGCACCCAGTTCATAACTGAGGCTAAAACCGAGAATGTCGAATTCAGTTAGCGATCGCTTTGACTCTACTGCAAACAGCGGTGTATGCGTTGCCCGTAGTTTTCCTGCCAGGTCTGGTGCTGGTAGGTAAGCGCGATCGCACAACGAGCGCGGCTGGGCATTCAAAATGTTATAGAGGATGATATGCCCTAAGTTGGATGCGCCGACTTCATACACTTCTGGATAAGTTAATACCCAACGTGTTGTCGCCGTATCCCAAGGCTTATGTACTGCACCCAGTTCGTTACCCAGATAACGAGCTGGCTTTAAAATTTCCGATGTAATTAATTTTTCAACTGTAACAGCCACTGTGCTATGTTCTAGCTACTTGAATTCTTACGTTCTCACCTCCAACCTTAGCAGGGAATTGAGTTTCTCAACTAAGTTGCTTGTTTTAAATTAAAATTGTTTTACATCAACAGGTAGGTGTAAAGTGGCATGACGATCGCTCATTATCTTGCCTAGCCTCAGCTTCAGCATTGCTTCTTTCCATTCCACTTAGACTGCTGGCAAGTCGGCTGTGCCTTCAATTATTTCAAAAACTTCATCAAGTTGCGTTAATTCAAATATAATTTTTATCGCCGGTGAAACACCACAAAGGCTAAAACGCCGTCCTAAACTTTGAGCCTGCTTCAACGCCGAAACTAAAGCCATCAAACCAGCGCTGTCTAAAGATTCCACTGCGGCTAAATCTACAACCAAGATAGAAATATCATTTTGTGTCAAGGCTGCTGTCAAGTCTCGCTCCAATTCTAAGGCGTTTGCTGCATTTAAACAGCTTTGGGGACGAATAACAGCAATTTTCGGAGATTCAAGTACGGCTTGCATTGTTAGATCCTATTAAAATTATTCAACTGTGAAGATAGATGTATTTGACCATAATCTCTTTTCTCTTACATCGACCATTCGTATTACGTCTCTTTGCTGAATCTTTATTACTAGAGCCTATATGTTTAAAGATTGTCATAACTGGATAAAAAACAGTATTTAAATATACAAAATTTTTAATCTACTTAAAAAACAATCAATATATACAACCCTAGGGTAGATGATTCATCTGTTGTTATGTCTATAGACCTTTGTCAACCAATGAGTCAAGCTGACGAATCTTGCTTCAATTATCTCTGTGTGTCTCTTTTCCCATTGGCGGATGCCTGATTGAATGGCAAACCATCTACCCGATATGGTTGTGATTTAGATCACAGCTATATGCAGCTCTAGATCACTCTTTATACCAGACAATACCTTGGATAATTGGTAACAATTGTAATTGATTTATTGTATATGAGAACTCAGTACGCTATTCGTCAATTAGTAGAAAGAGCGCTTTTTATTAAAAAATTAACTCCAGAAATTGAAAACGAAATCAATTCAGAACTCACTCAAATGGGTTACATTTCTGATGTTGATTATGAAGCTTTAGAACTATTAATGGCAGAGATGGATGCAGGTAGAATTAAGTTGGTTCCTAGCCTTTGATCGTAATTTTTATTGAGAAGTTTAAATAATTGTTGAAGAGATTAAGTTAATTTGTATTTTGTAACTAAATTCTCAAATTTTTTGATACTTTTGTAGTAGAGGCAGTGCAGGAATAGTGGCAATACCACTGCTGGGGTTTTTCTACTGAGTACACCTTTGGTTTTTTGGCATAAGTTAAACTGTGAAAACACTGCTTCGATATTTTTATGATTTCAGTAGTTAATTGTCATGCATAATATTACTCAGTTCTAGGCGCACGCCCAAAGCAGAGAATTATGCAACGCGAGAAAAAATTCCTTTAATCTTTATTTTCTGGTTTTTCTTTGTGCGCTTGCCAAAAAAAGTGTAAAAATTGATTGAGTTGCTGTTTAGCATCACAATCAAGCTCGTGTTTTGGTTCTTTGGCGAAAATTTGACTCAAGAGCGTAATAACTTCTGTGTCTAAGGCAGGTTGAAATAAATTTATCGACCAAAGCAGGTCAGAAGCATCTCGCAGGTCAGTTATTAGCGGTGGTTCTTCAATGAAAGCAACTAAGAGCAAAGGACGCACCCAGCACAACTTGCGGGAAACGACAACTTGAATCACTTCTGCATACAGGCGTTTTGCGTCATGCTCTAAAGACACAATTTGTCCTGGTTGAAATAGGTTAATGTCCATAATTAGGTGAGAACGGTTGCGACAACGATTGTATTGCTGCTTTCTTTATTTTAAGAGCGTGAAAGTGTGGTATCCTGTAAAGATGCTGCGAACAGTGTAAATTATCAGGGTTGACGAAAATTAAATGCAATTATCAAACCTAAGCAGCAAAAGTTTTTCATGAGCATTTATTTGCGTTTGTATAAGATAGAATAGGTAAATAACTGTTAAGCGATCGCTCAACAGAGATTTTGTACTAGATAAACCAGAAAGAGCAAAGAGCCGTGTCAGTCGAAACCATTGAGAAGCGTTCAACAACCCGTAAGCTTGCGCCTCGGTATCGCGTTTTGCTCCATAATGATGACTTCAACCCGATGGAGCATGTGGTGAAGGTGCTAATAACCACAGTGCCAAACCTTAGCCAGCCCCAGGCTGTTAGTATCATGATGGAAGCTCATACGAATGGGCTAGCTTTAGTTATTACTTGTGCTCAGGAACACGCTGAGTTCTATTGTGAAACCTTGAAAAACCACGGTTTGACCAGCACAATTGAACCTGACGAATAACAATCAACAGGCAAAAAATTTTTGAAAGTTAATTATCTTCGTGTGTCTCAATACCCTGCCCCTGTTCGGCTGGGTATATTTATTTTGACATTGTTGTTACTATGGTTGCCAATAGCTGCACCGATTCGCTTATTAGTGCGGGATGATAACTTAGTAACTATTTTGACAATGCCATTGCTGTATGTAGAGTTTATCTTGCTACTGCGGTTTTGGGGCAAAAAAGTTTACAAGCAAACCCAGATATTGAGACATTATGGTTTAGAAAGAACACCGCAAAATGCAATCGATTTGCTGCGGGGTTTGGCAATTGGGCTAATTAATATTTTGATTTTATTTGGGGTAGAAGGATTGCTGGGTTGGCTGGTATGGCAAAAACCGAGTATTTTTTTACTGAGAGTTATTTTAGAGGGGTTGATTGTTGCCTTGGCTTATGGATTTGCCGAGGAATTATTATTTCGGGGATGGCTGTTTGATGAGTTGCAGCGCGATTACAATCTCCGTGTGGTACTTTGGGCAACTGCGGTTATTTTTGCTGTCAGCCACTTTATTAAACCACTGCCAGAAATTATTCATACAGCGCCGCAATTTTTCGGCTTATTGCTTTTGGCGTTATTTTTGGTGTGTGCAAAACGCTGGCGCAGAGGGCGTTTGGGCTTATCGATAGGATTTCACGCTGGTTTAATTTGGGGTTATTACATTATCAATGTTGGGCAATTAACCAAATATTCTGGTGCAGTTCCGGATTGGGTTACAGGTGTGAATCAAAATCCTTTAGCTGGGTTGATGGGGTTGGTGTTGTTGGGTGTACTGGCTTTGTGGATGCAGAGGAAATCGAGAGCGATCGCTCTGGTGAGATAACAAACGTAGTAAGCGCTGTCTTCGCTTATATTTTAGGCACTAAACTGCTTACTACAAGCCGAAATTTACATTTTATCTGTGACACGCACCTTTAGTCCTGACAGTTGTAAATTTACATCTTTTTCTCAGCCCTAAGATGGATTTTGATTTCCATTAAATCTTGTCTGTAAAAAAACGCTTTAACCAAACAGCCAGGATGCTTATCAAAAGCGTATTCTAGCACTTTTAATCTTGACTGATTGCTCTTCAACTTGCATAGCAACTTACTCCCTTTAGCGTAGCTCAAACAAGGATATTGGATATAATGCAAACTTTCAATTCCTCCGATCGCATGAGGCGTTGAATTCGGGAATGGGTAACAATGACAGTGTAGAAGTTAAGTAAGCGGCTGCAAAGCAAGATAAACTTTCAGCATTTGTGCCAAATACTTATTAAATAGCTTCTAAAAATTTGGGAGGGAATTAACTATGAGAATTAAATCTTTAGCTGCGGTAGCTTTATTAAGCGCAATATCTCTGGGTGCTTCCGTTCCCGCAAAAGCAGCAAACCCCGCTCATGTTCAGCGTTTGCTAAAAACCGGAGAATGCCTCAAGTGTGATTTAAGCGGTGCCAACCTCAAAGGTGCTCACTTGATTGGTGCAGATTTGCGGAATGCGAATTTGAAGGGTGCTAACTTACAAAATGCCAACTTAGAAGGTGCTGACTTAACCGGCGCGAATTTGAACGGTGCTAATTTAAAACAAGCATTTGTCAATAGTACAACTTTAAATAATGCGGATCTCAGCAACGCTAATCTCAGCAATGCAAAATTGTATAGTGCCGAGTTAGAAGGTGCTACTTTAATCGGCGCTAATTTGAATGGTACTGATGTATTTAATACCAATATCGGCGTAGGTGGCGGTGAATAATGCGAATTTGGATGATTAGTAGAGACGCGATTAATCGCGTCTCTACAACCTAACTATTACTCGCCTGTAATCGATAATTCATCAATCCAAATTCTCGGACAAACGCCTCCTGGTGTCAATTCTGGTTCTTTCTCAACATAAATAATTGATTTGAGAACTTCGAGAAAATCGCCTGCAACTGTTGCAGACTCGATACTAGTTTTCACACCCTTATTAACTAACCAACCATCAAACGGTAGTGAAAAAGAGCCTTGTAAGGATTTCACTCCCGCATGTAAAGCTTGTAAATCATCGATGAGAATGACATTTTCCGCAGTTTCTAAACTGTATTCTTGTTCAGAATTTGCGCCTGCAAATACGTGGTAAAAGTTAGGACTGACGCTAACTTTTGCACCAATACTTGCATTACCTGTAAGATTGGCGTTCATTCTTTTAGCAGTTCCAGCACTGTGCAGAAAGCCTGTTAAAACGCCATTTTCAATTAGGGAAACTCGACGTGTAGGAGTTCCTTCCCCATCAAAAGCTTCCGCACCAATGTTAGCTGGATGCAGCGCATCATCGCATACAGAAAGCAGCGGGGAGGCGATTTGCTTTCCGAGAGAATCAGGGGTAGATAAACTTTGTTTGTCAAGGATACTTTGAGCGTTGAACAAGTTAGAAAAAGCACCTAACAAACTCAAGAAAGCTTCTGGTGAGAAAACTACTCGATATTTACCAGTTGTTACTTTTTCGTAGTTCAAATGGCTGATAGTTTTATCTGCGGTTTCTTTGATACAACCATTGATATCTAGGTTATCTAAACTATGGTTGATTCTAAAAGCACCAGCACTACGCGGTTTTTTACCTTCTTCTTCGGTTTTGCTGTAAAGATATATCGATGCTAAGGAGTGAGATTCGGTTCTAATTGCACCATTGCTGTTGAGATAGAACCTGTCAATATCTCTTTGCGCTAAACCGTTATAAGGTACTCCTTTAATAGCAGGGTGAACTGCTAAGAGTTCTTTTTCGGCGACAATCAGGCTTTCTATTAGTTGCGAAACTGGTGCTTGATTCGCTTTCTCGCTCTTATTATTGTCGATGTTGACAGTCGCTTCTGGACTAAAATCGGGGACGTTTTCTTTTACACCGAAGAAACTAGCTTCGTAAGCGGTTTTTAAAGCTAATTCCAGTCCTTTTGGATCTACATCTGTGGTGCTGGTGACACCCATTGTGTTGTCTTCGTTCCAAACTCGAACGGTGACACCAGAGCGATTTGATGCTTTGACTTGTTTTGGCTCACCTTGATCTACTTGTACGCTGGTTTCATCTACAGTTGATCCGTAAATGTCAAATTTATTAATGCCAAGTTTGTTAGCAGTTTCCTTGGCTGAAGTTGCAATTTCGTTGATATTCGGCATAGTTAATTCTAGGGAATTTTTGAATATTTTGTAGTGAGCGCTTTAGGGCTTAAGAAAGCACTAAAGTGCTTACTACGAATTAAAGAGGTTAGCGTCCGCCTACGGTGATGGAATCTACTTTTATGTGGGGTTGTCCAACTGTGGTGTAAATGCTGCCACTGACGGAGCCACAAAAACCTGCGGCTAATGATAAATCTTGGGAACACATGGAAATTTTATTCATAATTTCCTTTGCTTCGCCGATGAGGATGGCTCCTTTTAATGGCTTGGTAATTTTGCCATTTTCTATTAAATAAGCTTCGTCTACACCAAAGTTAAATTGTCCTGTGGCACCGACGCTACCACCACCCATTTTTTTACAGTAAATGCCTTTGTCAATTGAGGCAAATAAGTCTTCTGTGCTGTATTCACCGGTCGCGATATAAGTATTTCGCATCCGACTAGCAGCTGCATAGGTGTAATTTTGGCGGCGTCCGCTGCCGGTTCTGGGATGTCCGGTTCGCACTGAACCTGTTCTATCTGCTAAGAAGTTCTTTAAAACACCTTTTTCAATTAATAGCGTTCTTTGAGCGGGCATTCCTTCGTCGTCCATGTCAATTGTGCCGAAGGCGTTTTCAGAACGTCCTTCATCCCATGCTGTTAAACTTTCGTGGGCAATTTTTTCGCCTTTTTTGTCAGCAAAGGGTGTAGTCTTGCGTTCAATTTGCGTGGTTTCTAAGAGGTGTCCACAGGCTTCGTGGAAAATTACCCCACCAAAGTGATTCGCCATGATAATCGGGTATGTGCCGGATTCTACGTAGTCGGCGTAAAGCATTTTTCCGGCTGATTCGGCTATCTGCTCGGCGGATTGTTGGTAATCCCAGGTTCTCAGGAAGTTGGCATCGCTGGTGTTACCTGCGCGTTCGGCGATGGAGGTGCGATTTGCACCATCAGCACACAATACGTTAAATCCTACAGACTGAGTGAGGCGGATGTCGCGGGCAAATGTGCCATCACTAGCGGCAATTAAGACTTCTTGCCAATCGCGGAAGTAGGTAGCGCGGCGAGATTGAATGTGGTTAGCTTTTCGTTGCAAGTAGGCGGTACTATCAAGGAGGACTTCTCCCATTTCGCGGATGGAACTACATAAAGGCAGCCATTTGTCTTTGCCTCTTTTGGTTGCGTAGTCTCTGAGGAGTTCGAGGTTGATTTCTGGGATGAAAGCGTTAGCTGCTGGTAGTTGCAATCCTAAGATAGAAAGACCTTTTTCTAATGCGGCTTTCAAACCGGAAAATGAAAGATTGTTGGTGCTTACGTAGCAGTCGGCTTTGCCACGAAATACTCTCACTCCCGCACCCGTAGCAAGGCTGGGTGAAATGCTGGTGATAGAATCGTCTTCTGCAAGGCAGCTAATATAGTTGCGACGTTCTAAGAAGAATTCGATGAAGTCCGCGCCGGCTGCGCGTCCTAGTCCCAGGAGGATTGCCAGGGGAGCTTCCCAGGTTTCATCGAATCGCTCTGGGGTGGAGGTGTATTGCAGGGTGGGGAGTTGATTGGACAGAAGTAAGGAGTTTGTTAGCATGGGTTGCCTTAAAATGCTGGCATTATCAGAGTTTTAACTGAAATATCCTGGTGTGTTAACTCTAGCAAATTTAAGAAAATGTCCGTGTGAGGTAATTAGATAGGTGTAGGTAGGGATGGTACTACTGCCGAACAAGTGGAAGGATATTAAAAGGAATTTAGCTCGTAGCAAGCGCTTAAGCGCTTAATTTAAGCACTAAAGTGCTTAGTACGTTAGAAAATCACTAGGATTAATAAGGGTATCTATTTAAAATTTTAAAGATAAAATCTGAAGTTAATATGAATTCGACGTTACCTTTGCCCGATCCTCATGAAAGTGATTCTTCTAGTTGGGAGGAAGAACTTGATAAGGCTATTTTCAGTTTTGAAGATATTCAGGCGGAACTTAATTATAAGCAGGCACAAACGGCATTAAGAAGTTTGGTAGCTAAACTTGATTTAACTCCTCAAGAAAAACATGGATTAGAAGAGGAAATTGGCGATTTAGAAGTTCTGTTGGGCAAGTTAGACCGCATGGTGGTGCAAATTGCGGCTTTTGGGATGGTGGGACGCGGGAAGTCTTCGTTACTGAATGCTTTGGTTGGACAATCGGTGTTTGAAACGGGTCCTTTACACGGTGTCACTCGTGCTGCACAGCGAGTTAATTGGAGTATTAGTGAGGATGCGATCGCTTCTTCATCTACCACTTTGCGTGTTACTTTACCTGGAATCGGTCAATCTCAGGTGGAATTGATTGATACTCCTGGTTTAGATGAAGTGGATGGGGAAACTCGCACCGCTTTAGCTGAACATGTCGCAAAACAAGCAGATTTAATTCTGTTTGTTATTTCTGGGGACATGACGAAATTAGAACATGAGGCTCTTTCTCAGTTGCGGGAAGCTGGTAAACCGATAATTTTGGTGTTTAACAAGGTTGACCAGTATCCAGAAGCCGATCGCATGGCAGTTTACCAAAAAGTCCGCGATGAAAGGGTGCGGGAATTACTTTCACCCCTAGAAATTGTCATGGCAGCCGCATCACCTTTAGTAAAGACTGCGGTTCAACGTGCCGATGGTACTAGGGGGATACAATTGCGTGCAGGTAATGCCCAAGTTGAAGAATTAAAGCTGAAAATATTAGAGATTTTACACCGCGAGGGCAAAGCTTTAGTCGCTCTCAACACGATGATTTACGCGGATAATGTGAATGAGCAATTGGTGCAGCGGAAATTGATGATTCGCGATCGCGCTGCGAATCAGTTGATTTGGA
Proteins encoded in this window:
- a CDS encoding TldD/PmbA family protein, whose amino-acid sequence is MPNINEIATSAKETANKLGINKFDIYGSTVDETSVQVDQGEPKQVKASNRSGVTVRVWNEDNTMGVTSTTDVDPKGLELALKTAYEASFFGVKENVPDFSPEATVNIDNNKSEKANQAPVSQLIESLIVAEKELLAVHPAIKGVPYNGLAQRDIDRFYLNSNGAIRTESHSLASIYLYSKTEEEGKKPRSAGAFRINHSLDNLDINGCIKETADKTISHLNYEKVTTGKYRVVFSPEAFLSLLGAFSNLFNAQSILDKQSLSTPDSLGKQIASPLLSVCDDALHPANIGAEAFDGEGTPTRRVSLIENGVLTGFLHSAGTAKRMNANLTGNASIGAKVSVSPNFYHVFAGANSEQEYSLETAENVILIDDLQALHAGVKSLQGSFSLPFDGWLVNKGVKTSIESATVAGDFLEVLKSIIYVEKEPELTPGGVCPRIWIDELSITGE
- the clpS gene encoding ATP-dependent Clp protease adapter ClpS, which translates into the protein MSVETIEKRSTTRKLAPRYRVLLHNDDFNPMEHVVKVLITTVPNLSQPQAVSIMMEAHTNGLALVITCAQEHAEFYCETLKNHGLTSTIEPDE
- a CDS encoding TIGR03960 family B12-binding radical SAM protein; the encoded protein is MAVTVEKLITSEILKPARYLGNELGAVHKPWDTATTRWVLTYPEVYEVGASNLGHIILYNILNAQPRSLCDRAYLPAPDLAGKLRATHTPLFAVESKRSLTEFDILGFSLSYELGATNILEMLDLAGIPLTWLERLEGNYPLIFAGGQTATSNPEPYADFFDFIALGDGEELLPEINLVLAEGKASGLSRQELLLDLAQIPGVYVPQFYNMAEDGSVHPLRPDVPKRILRRVATPIPAYSTGLVPYMETVHDRLTIEIRRGCTRGCRFCQPGMLTRPARDVEPEKVVEAITKGMRETGYNEFSLLSLSCSDYLSLPAVGMEIKNRLKNENISLTLPSQRVDRFDENIANILGGTRQGGLTFAPEAGTQRMRDIVNKGLTNSELLRGVKTASEQGWDKIKLYFMIGLPGETDADVIGIAETVSWLKRECWAKGRKTLNFNLTISNFTPKPHTPFQWHSVSTAEFKRKQNLLRQEFRRMKAVKVNFTDVRISAMEDFIGRGDRTLSKVVRRAWELGAGMDSWYDNVEQAYQAWGIAIAETGKIWKYRQIENGEWNLFGDSLEDKGTGGQGDNENNSSSHPPISPSPHASRLNGGNPRTALAPLPIPPSLDTPLPWDHIDTGIDKKWLKEDLQRALSAATVPDCSFDGCSHCGVCGTDFGHNIVIAPPQIPEFAGEFVPNTTKAQRLRVRFGKQGDMALVSHLDLLRLFDRALRRAGLPISFTGGFHPMPRISLANALALGASSSGEIVDFELNQFVEVEAFRQQLADALPTDIPIYNVEELDLKKSAATQLLEAAEYLITVAALEEMPSAKWQESIDTIKTTDEIWYEQKTKSGKTHVINLRDRLFDIELLETKTQLAESTSILRYVGSCRNDGTLLRPEQILFMLEQVASVEFQLLHIHRNQLILGV
- a CDS encoding STAS domain-containing protein yields the protein MQAVLESPKIAVIRPQSCLNAANALELERDLTAALTQNDISILVVDLAAVESLDSAGLMALVSALKQAQSLGRRFSLCGVSPAIKIIFELTQLDEVFEIIEGTADLPAV
- a CDS encoding CPBP family intramembrane glutamic endopeptidase, producing the protein MKVNYLRVSQYPAPVRLGIFILTLLLLWLPIAAPIRLLVRDDNLVTILTMPLLYVEFILLLRFWGKKVYKQTQILRHYGLERTPQNAIDLLRGLAIGLINILILFGVEGLLGWLVWQKPSIFLLRVILEGLIVALAYGFAEELLFRGWLFDELQRDYNLRVVLWATAVIFAVSHFIKPLPEIIHTAPQFFGLLLLALFLVCAKRWRRGRLGLSIGFHAGLIWGYYIINVGQLTKYSGAVPDWVTGVNQNPLAGLMGLVLLGVLALWMQRKSRAIALVR
- a CDS encoding GTP-binding protein, with product MNSTLPLPDPHESDSSSWEEELDKAIFSFEDIQAELNYKQAQTALRSLVAKLDLTPQEKHGLEEEIGDLEVLLGKLDRMVVQIAAFGMVGRGKSSLLNALVGQSVFETGPLHGVTRAAQRVNWSISEDAIASSSTTLRVTLPGIGQSQVELIDTPGLDEVDGETRTALAEHVAKQADLILFVISGDMTKLEHEALSQLREAGKPIILVFNKVDQYPEADRMAVYQKVRDERVRELLSPLEIVMAAASPLVKTAVQRADGTRGIQLRAGNAQVEELKLKILEILHREGKALVALNTMIYADNVNEQLVQRKLMIRDRAANQLIWKAVMTKALAIALNPVTVVDILSGVVIDIALILGLSKLYGIAMTETGAVQLLQKIALGMGGIGASELLATLGLSGLKTLLGISAPVTGGASFAPYVTVAITQAGVTGVASYGIGQVTKAYLANGATWGPDGPKAVIGKILASLDETSILNRIKDELQQKMKRRN
- a CDS encoding TldD/PmbA family protein, producing the protein MLTNSLLLSNQLPTLQYTSTPERFDETWEAPLAILLGLGRAAGADFIEFFLERRNYISCLAEDDSITSISPSLATGAGVRVFRGKADCYVSTNNLSFSGLKAALEKGLSILGLQLPAANAFIPEINLELLRDYATKRGKDKWLPLCSSIREMGEVLLDSTAYLQRKANHIQSRRATYFRDWQEVLIAASDGTFARDIRLTQSVGFNVLCADGANRTSIAERAGNTSDANFLRTWDYQQSAEQIAESAGKMLYADYVESGTYPIIMANHFGGVIFHEACGHLLETTQIERKTTPFADKKGEKIAHESLTAWDEGRSENAFGTIDMDDEGMPAQRTLLIEKGVLKNFLADRTGSVRTGHPRTGSGRRQNYTYAAASRMRNTYIATGEYSTEDLFASIDKGIYCKKMGGGSVGATGQFNFGVDEAYLIENGKITKPLKGAILIGEAKEIMNKISMCSQDLSLAAGFCGSVSGSIYTTVGQPHIKVDSITVGGR
- a CDS encoding pentapeptide repeat-containing protein, which codes for MRIKSLAAVALLSAISLGASVPAKAANPAHVQRLLKTGECLKCDLSGANLKGAHLIGADLRNANLKGANLQNANLEGADLTGANLNGANLKQAFVNSTTLNNADLSNANLSNAKLYSAELEGATLIGANLNGTDVFNTNIGVGGGE